One genomic region from Drosophila subpulchrella strain 33 F10 #4 breed RU33 chromosome 2R, RU_Dsub_v1.1 Primary Assembly, whole genome shotgun sequence encodes:
- the LOC119551202 gene encoding uncharacterized protein LOC119551202, translating into MQSQNSQPKPADNFHDWTAELGQESSIHGVPYMARRDLHWTERLFWMAIVLASTYYAINSCLAQWDRFRENPIVYEYEYLFALRNFTFLGVTFCTSFSDENSMEQVINQTWGVDPRQDPEKAKYYKEFLRVLNHLQYKTLESLRPFENDTSLDNLNYVSMLLKLQEKILPTEIPIVMAPIITEVGLCQTTSQLNRYGNPYGKIENMEVAEVQDCGFFSDCHLMHKPFNSVKTHLFLYLHDVNELMLPDDTRTITFDAKVLSSYVIGLMLHSISADREVRNLPVAYRKCRYNDENDLEYFSPYHPSLCRLECRIKHALSLCNCKPYFYVAAPEAPVCNITGMLCLARSKWLEKPCDCFPLCRENTFNIFQEEEQSGGDESYAGEQFERTLIINMKLPKMGMKRRVVFSTDQLIMSFGGAIGLFLGASFMTIYGLVYLFLTFVAYKCKHSLYET; encoded by the exons ATGCAGTCCCAGAACAGCCAGCCGAAGCCAGCGGACAACTTTCACGACTGGACCGCCGAGCTGGGCCAGGAGTCCTCCATCCACGGCGTACCCTACATGGCCCGCAGGGATCTCCACTGGACCGAGCGCCTCTTCTGGATGGCGATAGTCTTGGCCTCAACCTATTACGCCATTAACAGCTGCCTGGCCCAATGGGATCGGTTCCGGGAAAATCCTATCGTCTACGAGTATGAATATCTCTTCGCGCTGCGCAACTTTACCTTCTTAGGGGTCACATTTTGCACCAGCTTTTCGGATGAGAACTCGATGGAGCAGGTCATAAACCA AACTTGGGGAGTGGACCCCAGGCAAGACCCAGAAAAGGCCAAGTACTACAAGGAGTTTCTGCGCGTGCTTAACCACCTTCAATACAAGACACTGGAATCTTTAAGGCCTTTCGAGAATGATACCAGTCTGGACAACTTGAACTACGTGAGCATGCTGCTGAAGCTTCAAGAGAAGATTCTTCCGACTGAAATCCCTATTGTCATGGCGCCGATCATAACGGAGGTGGGTTTATGCCAAACCACCAGCCAGCTAAATCGGTACGGCAATCCCTACGGCAAAAT AGAAAACATGGAAGTTGCGGAAGTGCAAGACTGCGGCTTCTTCAGCGATTGTCACTTGATGCACAAGCCATTCAATAGCGTTAAGACCCACTTGTTTCTG TACCTGCACGATGTCAACGAACTTATGCTACCCGACGATACACGCACAATCACTTTTGATGCCAAGGTCCTAAGCTCCTATGTTATCGGCCTGATGCTTCACTCGATATCGGCGGATAGAGAGGTGAGAAACTTACCGGTGGCATATCGCAAGTGTCGCTACAATGACGAAAATGATCTGGAGTACTTCAGT CCATATCATCCGAGCCTGTGTCGACTGGAGTGCCGAATTAAACATGCACTGAGCCTGTGCAACTGCAAGCCCTATTTCTATGTGGCAGCTCCAGAAGCTCCGGTTTGCAACATAACCGGAATGCTATGCCTGGCCCGCTCAAAGTGGCTGGAAAAACCTTGCGATTGCTTTCCACTGTGCCGGGAGAACACCTTTAACATTTTCCAAGAGGAGGAGCAGAGTGGG GGCGATGAGAGCTACGCGGGCGAGCAATTCGAGCGGACGTTGATCATCAACATGAAGCTCCCCAAGATGGGCATGAAAAGGCGGGTTGTTTTCAGCACGGATCAATTGATAATGTCGTTCGGCGGAGCTATCGGCCTCTTTCTCGGTGCCAGCTTCATGACCATATACGGCCTGGTATACCTATTCCTAACTTTTGTAGCTTATAAATGCAAACACAGCTTATATGAAACTTAA
- the LOC119549457 gene encoding uncharacterized protein LOC119549457: MKSKNNQPKQADNFHKWTVELAQESSIHGVPYMARRDLHWTERLFWMAIVLASAYYAINSCLAQWDRFRENPIVYEYEYLFALRNFTFLGVTLCTSFADEKSMEQVINQTWGVNPIQDPEKANYYKEFLRVLNHLQYKTLETLRPFENDTSLDNLNYVSILLKLQERILPNEIPVVMAPIITEAGLCQTTSQLNRYGNPYGKIENMKVSEVKACGFFSDCQLMHKPFNTIKTHMFLYLHDVNELMLPDDLRTIFFDAKVLSSYIIGVMLHSISADREVRNLPVAYRKCRYNDENDLEYFSPYHPSLCRLECRIKYALSLCNCKPYFYVAAPEAPVCNITGMLCLARSKWLEKPCDCFPLCLENTYNIVQLEEQNGGDDKYSGQEFERTIIINMKLPKMGMKRRVVFSTDQLIMSFGGAIGLFLGASFMTIYGLIYLFLTFIAYKCKNSLFKKQ, translated from the exons ATGAAGTCCAAGAACAACCAGCCGAAGCAAGCGGACAACTTTCACAAGTGGACAGTCGAGCTGGCCCAGGAGTCCTCCATCCATGGCGTACCCTACATGGCCCGAAGGGATCTCCACTGGACCGAGCGCCTCTTCTGGATGGCCATTGTCCTGGCCTCGGCCTACTACGCCATCAACAGCTGCCTGGCCCAGTGGGATCGGTTCCGGGAAAATCCCATTGTCTACGAGTATGAATATCTCTTCGCGCTGCGCAACTTCACCTTCCTCGGGGTCACACTTTGCACCAGCTTTGCGGATGAGAAGTCGATGGAGCAGGTCATAAACCA AACTTGGGGAGTGAACCCCATTCAAGACCCAGAAAAGGCAAATTATTACAAGGAGTTTTTGCGCGTGCTCAACCACCTTCAGTACAAGACACTGGAGACCTTAAGGCCTTTCGAAAATGATACCAGTCTGGACAACTTAAATTACGTGAGTATACTTCTCAAACTTCAGGAGAGGATTCTTCCGAACGAAATCCCTGTTGTCATGGCGCCGATCATAACGGAGGCGGGTTTATGCCAAACCACCAGCCAGCTAAACCGGTACGGCAATCCCTATGGCAAAAT AGAAAACATGAAAGTTTCGGAAGTGAAAGCCTGCGGCTTCTTCAGCGACTGCCAATTAATGCACAAGCCATTCAATACCATAAAGACCCACATGTTTTTG TACCTGCACGATGTCAACGAACTTATGCTACCCGACGATCTGCGCACCATCTTTTTTGATGCCAAAGTCCTAAGCTCCTATATTATCGGGGTGATGCTTCACTCGATATCGGCGGATAGAGAGGTGAGAAACTTACCGGTGGCATATCGCAAGTGTCGCTACAATGACGAAAATGATCTGGAGTACTTCAGT CCATATCATCCGAGCCTATGTCGACTGGAGTGCCGAATTAAATATGCCCTCAGCCTGTGCAACTGCAAGCCCTATTTCTATGTGGCAGCTCCAGAAGCTCCGGTTTGCAACATAACCGGAATGCTATGCCTGGCCCGCTCAAAATGGCTGGAAAAACCTTGCGATTGCTTTCCATTGTGCCTGGAGAACACCTACAACATTGTCCAACTGGAGGAACAGAATGGG GGCGATGACAAATACTCGGGCCAGGAGTTCGAGCGGACGATTATCATCAACATGAAGCTCCCCAAGATGGGCATGAAGCGGCGGGTCGTTTTCAGCACGGATCAGTTGATAATGTCTTTCGGCGGAGCCATCGGCCTCTTTCTCGGTGCCAGCTTCATGACCATCTACGGCCTGATCTATCTATTCCTCACTTTTATAGCTTATAAATGCAAAAACAGCTTATTTAAGAAACAATGA
- the LOC119551205 gene encoding uncharacterized protein LOC119551205 has protein sequence MRATLRILVLQVYICWAGAIEYQFIVDEDGMLAPCEDQHGNPSNIDGLLDMSTVKVTKAGNKILIEGEHAVVWEDVQPEDTIKLSGQVYRQEKGTWHKTMFSGSSNNFCHNMFEKNQYWFKFWTQYIKNSDEIKNKCLNTLGAVLKYEQFEMDLKGNLNAPNLEGRYKLVVQIEAFDKRNVKRPVSICTELRGTASKV, from the exons ATGAGGGCTACGTTAAGGATTCTAGTGCTCCAAGTGTACATCTGTTGGGCTGGAGCTATTGAATACCAGTTTATAGTGGACGAGGACGGCATGTTGGCTCCATGTGAAGATCAACATGGAAATCCTTCCAATATCGATGGCCTGTTGGACATGTCCACCGTTAAGGTAACCAAAGCAGGAAACAAAATTTTGATAGAGGGCGAACACGCTGTCGTCTGGGAAGATGTCCAGCCTGAGGACACAATAAAG CTTTCTGGGCAAGTCTATCGCCAGGAAAAGGGCACCTGGCATAAAACAATGTTCTCCGGCAGCAGCAATAACTTTTGCCATAACATGTTTGAGAAGAATCAATATTGGTTTAAGTTCTGGACTCAGTATATAAAGAATTCCGATGAGATCAAGAACAAGTGTTTAAACACTCTGGGC GCCGTCTTAAAATATGAGCAATTCGAAATGGATTTAAAGGGCAATCTGAATGCTCCGAATCTAGAGGGGCGCTACAAGTTGGTTGTGCAGATTGAGGCTTTTGATAAGCGCAACGTGAAGCGCCCAGTGTCCATTTGCACGGAACTCCGCGGCACCGCATCAAAGGTCTAA
- the LOC119551206 gene encoding uncharacterized protein LOC119551206, with protein MLRTLLLLIVIVASSRGTDYELLLEDPDIFAPCTEGPPGSIGFREAFNLDNLEINQDADIIHLSENITANWDVESNDRISGRFTVMHYNRGSWEPTLFSLATPDFCAAMFDENLSWFKYWTKYISNREEIKKKCFKTRGTVLMHKPFDMQLRLTDIRGASLQGRYKIVSTFEAFDEKDVPRKTTICFEIRGEAEKIK; from the exons ATGTTGAGAACTCTACTGCTGCTCATCGTAATCGTGGCCAGTTCCCGGGGCACGGACTACGAACTGTTGCTCGAGGATCCCGATATCTTCGCTCCATGCACAGAAGGGCCGCCCGGATCCATTGGATTCAGAGAAGCATTCAATCTGGATAACTTGGAAATCAATCAGGACGCCGATATTATTCATCTATCCGAGAATATCACCGCCAACTGGGACGTGGAGTCCAACGATCGTATTTCC GGCAGGTTTACGGTGATGCACTACAACCGCGGCAGCTGGGAACCGACCCTATTTAGCTTGGCCACGCCGGACTTTTGTGCCGCGATGTTCGACGAGAATCTGTCATGGTTCAAATACTGGACCAAATACATTTCGAACCGCGAGGAGATCAAGAAGAAGTGCTTCAAGACGCGTGGT ACCGTGCTGATGCACAAACCATTTGATATGCAGCTGCGCCTAACGGACATTCGAGGCGCCTCGTTGCAGGGTCGTTACAAGATCGTGTCCACTTTTGAAGCTTTCGACGAGAAGGACGTTCCGCGAAAGACTACCATATGCTTCGAAATCAGGGGAGAGGCCGAGAAGATAAAGTAA
- the LOC119551207 gene encoding uncharacterized protein LOC119551207 gives MRTLMLLFFGVTSSWAMDYELMLEDPDIFAPCTDGPPGSINARQAVNLDNFVIEHESDILHLSGNATLIWDVRPTDRIAARVDLLHFNRGTWEPTIFSISNQDFCPIMYDKNQYWYKYWTQYVSNQHEVAKKCLREPGTVLEHEPFDLRLKIENVHGPTLRGRHKMVIKLQAFDEKNIPRPNSICVEIRGELLKLK, from the exons ATGAGAACTCTGATGCTGCTCTTTTTTGGGGTGACCAGCTCCTGGGCCATGGACTACGAACTGATGCTAGAGGATCCGGATATTTTTGCGCCTTGTACCGATGGTCCACCCGGGTCTATCAACGCCCGTCAGGCAGTAAACTTGGACAATTTTGTGATCGAACATGAATCTGATATACTCCACCTCTCCGGCAACGCCACCCTTATCTGGGATGTGCGGCCCACCGATCGTATTGCA GCTAGAGTGGATTTGTTGCACTTCAACCGCGGCACCTGGGAGCCCACTATCTTCAGCATATCCAACCAGGACTTTTGCCCCATCATGTACGACAAGAATCAGTACTGGTACAAGTACTGGACACAATACGTATCCAATCAGCACGAAGTGGCTAAGAAGTGCCTCAGAGAGCCGGGT ACCGTTTTGGAACACGAGCCCTTCGATTTAAGGCTTAAGATTGAAAATGTTCATGGTCCTACTCTTCGAGGACGTCATAAGATGGTCATAAAGTTACAGGCATTTGATGAGAAGAACATTCCACGGCCAAATTCTATTTGCGTAGAGATCAGAGGAGAACTTTTAAAGTTGAAATAG